One window of the Streptomyces sp. TS71-3 genome contains the following:
- a CDS encoding 3-hydroxyacyl-CoA dehydrogenase family protein, which translates to MARKLAVIGAGLMGSGIAQVSAAAGWDVVLRDITEAALTRGTDGIRKSYDKFVDKGRLTAQDAGAALGRITTTTDLDAAADADVVVEAVFEKLEIKHEIFRALDKMVRDDTVLASNTSAIPITKIAAVTTRPERVVGTHFFSPVPMMQLCELVRGLKTTDETLATARAFAESVGKTCVVVRRDVAGFVTTRLISALVVEAARLYESGVASAEDIDTACRLGFGHAMGPLATADLTGVDILLHATENIYTETQDEKFAPPELMRRMVDAGDIGRKSGQGFYPH; encoded by the coding sequence GTGGCACGCAAGCTCGCCGTCATCGGCGCCGGACTGATGGGGTCCGGTATCGCACAGGTCTCCGCCGCGGCGGGCTGGGACGTCGTGCTGCGTGACATCACCGAAGCCGCCCTGACCCGGGGCACCGACGGCATCAGGAAGTCCTACGACAAGTTCGTCGACAAGGGCAGACTCACCGCACAGGACGCCGGCGCGGCGCTCGGCAGGATCACCACGACCACCGATCTGGACGCCGCCGCGGACGCCGACGTCGTCGTGGAGGCCGTGTTCGAGAAGCTGGAGATCAAGCACGAGATCTTCCGCGCACTCGACAAGATGGTCCGCGACGACACCGTGCTCGCCTCCAACACCTCCGCCATCCCCATCACCAAGATCGCGGCGGTCACCACCCGCCCGGAGCGCGTGGTGGGCACGCACTTCTTCTCGCCCGTGCCGATGATGCAGCTCTGCGAGCTGGTCCGGGGCCTGAAGACCACCGACGAAACCCTGGCCACCGCGCGCGCGTTCGCGGAGTCCGTCGGCAAGACCTGCGTCGTGGTCCGGCGTGATGTGGCCGGCTTCGTCACCACCCGGCTGATCTCGGCGCTCGTCGTCGAGGCCGCCCGGCTCTACGAGTCGGGCGTCGCCTCCGCCGAGGACATCGACACCGCCTGCAGACTCGGCTTCGGCCACGCCATGGGTCCACTCGCCACGGCCGACCTCACCGGCGTCGACATCCTGCTGCACGCCACCGAGAACATCTACACCGAGACCCAGGACGAGAAGTTCGCCCCGCCCGAGCTGATGCGCCGGATGGTCGACGCCGGCGACATCGGACGCAAGAGCGGCCAGGGCTTCTACCCGCACTGA
- a CDS encoding STAS domain-containing protein has translation MHIKGDHTELAVEGRLDVRSAADARTVLHSAVDDGAGDLVLDLSELDSWDATGLGVIMGAHRRAGRCGRRLVLRDVPPQMQRLLVATRLHRILAIEGGIGLESLPRV, from the coding sequence ATGCATATCAAGGGCGACCACACCGAGCTCGCCGTCGAGGGCCGCCTCGACGTCCGCAGCGCGGCGGACGCCCGAACGGTCCTGCACTCGGCCGTCGACGACGGCGCCGGCGACCTGGTGCTCGACCTGTCAGAGCTGGACTCCTGGGATGCCACGGGGCTCGGCGTGATCATGGGCGCGCACCGCAGAGCCGGACGGTGCGGCCGCCGGCTCGTGCTGCGCGACGTGCCGCCCCAGATGCAGCGGCTGCTGGTCGCCACCCGGTTGCACCGGATCCTCGCCATCGAGGGCGGCATCGGGCTGGAGTCCCTGCCTCGCGTGTAG
- a CDS encoding ATP-binding protein has product MDPMNRGPEDHLSLPGDPGVPATPGSHGYGPPAGPEPGPSIPGGALVPATSSSAPRPARAVRLVSGDLLVTLNPVDGSEVELCPPDRRPPRPVKRTATERAELARAARPPLPQGPLVVRPPLLERDEERGRLGRLLSRGRSVRLTGPSGSGRSTLLDAVAEDCAGLAPDGVVRLSGHRRTVKDVLHDLFTAVYQSDLHRPDEVFQRELVREIGAVVVLDDLEFGGTALDDLLDATPECAFVLATTPDVAAPSPHSHLEEVFLGGLGREGGMTLLRHTVDRDLTAEETAWAADLWFESGGLPARFVQAGALLRCRDQLHAGTAQAGTAVLAQEMPLPSLAEGSAPVALLASLLGSSARSTLRFAVALGGEVPHRAQLPALLADPRADIALAELLAGGLITPVGGRYRLAAGVQAQLEAAGFADDADERAHAAGEHYAWWAGHPSVGSERVLAEADAVLAAIAALIPRTNPQHTADGQSSLAVRLARTAAPAFAAGLDWGAWERALRSGQEAARRSGEVAEEAYFHHELGVLALCHGRLDRARAELEASIGLRGALADKRGTVAGRRTLALVADRSGPLALPPGPSGSGAAGGTSGTGGAAAGTPETTPPSGVQTSFGEVLPSRLPVVPPASAPAVPDRPAARALPPTTSGSALTARLPAAGRPDRDDDISDPSSAPGTPGGGGSVTLVGNRSGSAAGRSGRPPAHHAAKNTKRNLIAAGAGAVLAAVLGTVVTLGVTSDHDDKPATKVDPDPAVSQDDGGGIAADEPPTASTSAPDPSRSGTSGTPSASQSPTPGDSSAAGTAPGGGAGGGGAAHHSTTSSHPTHKPSSKPPTHRPSTKPPSSKPPTSPKPPSHSPSTPPTSPSPDDPPPSTTASGPAPSTSVTSPSGTDTPPPSASAGSTAA; this is encoded by the coding sequence ATGGATCCGATGAATCGCGGACCCGAGGACCACCTCAGTCTCCCCGGCGACCCCGGCGTACCGGCCACCCCCGGGAGCCACGGCTACGGCCCGCCCGCCGGCCCCGAACCCGGTCCGAGCATTCCGGGCGGCGCGCTCGTGCCCGCCACGAGCTCCTCCGCACCCCGGCCCGCCCGTGCCGTCCGGCTCGTCTCCGGCGACCTGCTCGTCACCCTCAACCCGGTGGACGGCAGCGAGGTCGAGCTCTGCCCGCCGGACCGCCGCCCGCCCCGCCCCGTCAAGCGGACCGCGACCGAGCGCGCCGAACTGGCCCGTGCCGCCCGCCCGCCGCTGCCCCAGGGCCCCCTCGTGGTCCGGCCGCCGCTGCTGGAGCGCGACGAGGAGCGGGGCCGGCTCGGTCGGCTGCTCTCCCGCGGCCGCTCCGTGCGCCTCACCGGCCCCTCCGGCTCCGGCCGCAGCACCCTGCTGGACGCCGTCGCCGAGGACTGCGCCGGCCTCGCCCCGGACGGCGTCGTCCGCCTCTCCGGCCACCGGCGCACCGTCAAGGACGTGCTGCACGACCTGTTCACCGCCGTCTACCAGAGCGACCTGCACCGCCCCGACGAGGTGTTCCAGCGCGAACTGGTCCGCGAGATAGGCGCCGTGGTCGTCCTGGACGACCTGGAGTTCGGCGGCACCGCCCTCGACGACCTCCTCGACGCCACCCCCGAGTGCGCCTTCGTGCTGGCCACCACGCCCGACGTCGCCGCGCCCTCCCCGCACTCGCACCTGGAGGAGGTCTTCCTCGGCGGCCTCGGCCGCGAGGGCGGAATGACGCTGCTGCGGCACACCGTCGACCGCGACCTCACCGCGGAGGAGACGGCCTGGGCCGCCGACCTCTGGTTCGAGTCCGGCGGCCTGCCGGCCCGCTTCGTCCAGGCCGGCGCCCTGCTGAGATGCCGCGACCAGCTCCACGCCGGGACCGCCCAGGCCGGCACCGCGGTGCTCGCGCAGGAGATGCCGCTGCCGTCCCTCGCCGAGGGCTCCGCACCCGTCGCGCTGCTCGCCTCCCTGCTGGGCTCCTCCGCACGGAGCACCCTGCGGTTCGCCGTCGCCCTCGGCGGCGAGGTGCCGCACCGCGCCCAGCTGCCCGCGCTGCTCGCCGACCCCCGCGCGGACATCGCCCTGGCCGAACTGCTGGCCGGCGGGCTGATCACCCCGGTCGGGGGCCGCTACCGCCTCGCGGCCGGCGTCCAGGCGCAGTTGGAGGCCGCCGGCTTCGCCGACGACGCCGACGAGCGCGCCCACGCCGCCGGAGAGCACTACGCCTGGTGGGCCGGGCACCCGTCGGTGGGCTCCGAGCGCGTGCTGGCCGAGGCGGACGCCGTCCTCGCCGCCATCGCCGCCCTGATCCCGCGGACCAACCCCCAGCACACCGCCGACGGGCAGAGCAGCCTCGCCGTCCGGCTCGCCCGCACCGCCGCGCCCGCCTTCGCCGCCGGACTCGACTGGGGCGCCTGGGAACGCGCGCTGCGTTCCGGCCAGGAGGCCGCACGCCGCTCCGGCGAGGTCGCCGAGGAGGCCTACTTCCACCACGAGCTGGGCGTCCTCGCGCTCTGCCACGGCCGCCTCGACCGGGCCCGCGCCGAACTGGAGGCGTCCATCGGGCTGCGCGGCGCCCTCGCCGACAAGCGCGGCACCGTCGCGGGCCGGCGCACCCTCGCCCTGGTGGCGGACCGCTCCGGACCGCTGGCGCTGCCGCCGGGCCCGAGCGGATCCGGCGCGGCCGGCGGCACATCCGGAACGGGCGGCGCTGCTGCCGGAACACCGGAGACGACCCCGCCCTCCGGCGTCCAGACCTCCTTCGGCGAGGTCCTGCCGTCGCGGCTGCCCGTCGTGCCCCCGGCATCCGCACCGGCGGTACCCGACAGGCCCGCGGCCCGCGCGCTGCCGCCGACCACCAGCGGCTCCGCCCTCACCGCACGGCTGCCCGCCGCCGGCCGGCCCGACCGGGACGACGACATATCCGACCCCTCGTCCGCACCGGGCACACCGGGCGGGGGCGGCTCGGTCACCCTGGTGGGCAACCGGAGCGGGTCCGCCGCGGGCCGCAGCGGGCGGCCTCCGGCGCACCACGCGGCGAAGAACACCAAGCGCAATCTGATCGCCGCGGGCGCCGGCGCGGTACTGGCCGCCGTGCTCGGCACGGTCGTCACCCTGGGCGTCACCTCGGACCACGACGACAAGCCCGCCACGAAGGTCGACCCCGACCCGGCCGTGAGCCAGGACGACGGCGGAGGCATCGCCGCCGACGAGCCCCCGACGGCGTCCACCAGCGCTCCCGACCCGAGCCGCTCGGGCACCAGCGGCACCCCCAGCGCCTCGCAGAGCCCGACGCCCGGCGACTCCTCCGCCGCCGGCACCGCACCGGGCGGCGGCGCAGGGGGCGGGGGCGCCGCGCACCACTCGACAACGTCGTCCCACCCGACGCACAAGCCGTCGAGCAAGCCGCCCACGCACAGGCCCAGCACGAAGCCGCCGTCCAGCAAGCCGCCCACGTCCCCCAAGCCGCCGTCGCACTCGCCGAGCACGCCGCCGACCAGCCCCTCGCCGGACGACCCGCCGCCCTCGACCACGGCCAGCGGCCCGGCACCCAGCACCTCGGTCACCAGCCCCTCGGGCACGGACACCCCGCCGCCCAGCGCGTCCGCCGGCAGCACGGCGGCGTGA
- the nucS gene encoding endonuclease NucS: MRLVIARCSVDYAGRLTAHLPSAPRLILVKADGSVSIHADDRAYKPLNWMSPPCTLKEGTGDDSGVWTVVNKTGEKLIITMEEVLHDSSHELGVDPGLIKDGVEAHLQELLADRIETLGEGYTLVRREYPTAIGPVDILCRDASGGTVAVEIKRRGEIDGVEQLTRYLELLNRDPHLAPVRGVFAAQEIKPQARVLATDRGIGCTVLDYDALRGIEDDKLRLF; the protein is encoded by the coding sequence ATGCGTCTCGTCATCGCCCGCTGCTCCGTCGACTACGCGGGCCGTCTCACCGCCCATCTTCCGTCCGCCCCCCGCCTCATCCTCGTGAAGGCGGACGGCAGCGTCTCGATCCACGCGGACGACCGGGCCTACAAACCCCTCAACTGGATGTCTCCGCCGTGCACCTTGAAGGAGGGGACGGGAGACGATTCCGGGGTCTGGACGGTCGTCAACAAAACGGGCGAGAAACTCATCATCACGATGGAGGAGGTCCTGCACGACTCCTCCCACGAGTTGGGCGTGGACCCCGGCCTGATCAAGGACGGCGTGGAGGCACACCTCCAGGAGCTGCTCGCGGACCGGATCGAGACCCTGGGCGAGGGCTACACGCTGGTCAGGAGGGAGTACCCGACCGCCATCGGGCCCGTCGACATCCTGTGCCGGGACGCCAGCGGCGGCACCGTCGCGGTGGAGATCAAGCGCCGGGGCGAGATCGACGGCGTCGAGCAGCTCACGCGGTATCTGGAACTGCTCAACCGCGATCCCCATCTGGCCCCGGTACGCGGCGTCTTCGCCGCCCAGGAGATCAAACCGCAGGCCCGGGTGCTGGCCACGGACCGCGGCATCGGCTGCACCGTCCTGGACTACGACGCCCTGCGCGGCATCGAGGACGACAAGCTCCGGCTCTTCTGA
- a CDS encoding SCO5389 family protein, whose product MSLDVSPALLEQAERGEVDEAAFVDCVRTSLPYAWEMISSLVAQLKVDGGDFADNQTPPPDEQARGQLLRALASDAIRGALQRHFGVRLAFQNCHRVAVFPLDTAVDGRLAKFTSIRGQILNQSPELRDC is encoded by the coding sequence ATGTCGCTCGACGTCTCACCGGCCCTACTGGAACAGGCCGAGCGAGGCGAGGTCGACGAAGCAGCCTTCGTCGACTGCGTCCGGACCTCCCTGCCCTACGCGTGGGAGATGATCAGCTCTCTGGTGGCCCAGCTGAAGGTGGACGGCGGTGATTTCGCCGACAATCAGACGCCTCCGCCGGATGAGCAGGCACGCGGCCAGCTGCTGCGTGCGCTCGCGAGCGACGCGATACGTGGTGCGTTGCAGCGGCACTTCGGTGTGCGTCTGGCCTTCCAGAACTGCCACCGTGTAGCGGTGTTCCCGCTGGACACCGCGGTGGATGGCCGTCTGGCGAAGTTCACCTCGATCCGCGGCCAGATCCTCAACCAGTCGCCGGAGCTTCGCGACTGCTGA
- a CDS encoding LLM class flavin-dependent oxidoreductase: MRVGTFVLAGQYPGQGHAEALHRAMRTAEVSEESGLDTVWLGEHHFVPYGTCPSAITFAALLLGRTRRIRVGTAVSVLPTLHPVALGEQAALLHLTAGGRLSLGVGRGGPWVDLEVFGTGAEAYETGFPESLELLLRWLREPRVGAAGERYSFREVPVVPRASGHPAPATVPGQGTTPAPAAHAAPAAATASAAAPAPEVLVSCTSPGSVRLAAEHGLPMLLGMHSDDQEKADMVTLWRSHAHAAGRSHEEIMEAGHVSAGVVQIADRTADAERILLRAMPEWFRRGLGAHVTVDGRPRPMRAPGPYTELLCGLHPVGSPALCADRLAATARHTGITRFALLAEGSGDLATTEENVRRLGAEVLPQLSDATRPTQPT; this comes from the coding sequence ATGCGGGTGGGAACGTTCGTGCTGGCCGGCCAGTACCCCGGCCAGGGGCACGCGGAGGCGCTGCACCGCGCGATGCGCACGGCGGAGGTCTCCGAGGAGTCGGGCCTGGACACGGTCTGGCTCGGCGAGCACCACTTCGTCCCGTACGGCACGTGCCCGTCCGCGATCACGTTCGCCGCCCTGCTGCTCGGCCGCACCCGACGGATCCGCGTCGGCACCGCGGTGAGCGTGCTGCCGACCCTGCACCCGGTGGCCCTCGGCGAGCAGGCCGCGCTGCTGCACCTCACCGCGGGCGGGCGCCTCTCGCTGGGCGTGGGCCGCGGCGGCCCCTGGGTGGACCTGGAGGTCTTCGGTACGGGCGCGGAGGCGTACGAGACGGGGTTCCCGGAGTCACTTGAACTCCTGCTGCGGTGGCTGCGCGAGCCCCGCGTCGGCGCCGCCGGCGAGCGCTACTCGTTCCGTGAGGTGCCCGTCGTGCCCAGGGCGTCCGGCCACCCCGCGCCGGCCACGGTCCCCGGACAGGGCACGACCCCCGCGCCGGCCGCGCACGCGGCACCCGCCGCGGCCACGGCCTCCGCCGCTGCCCCCGCCCCCGAGGTCCTCGTCTCCTGCACGAGCCCGGGAAGCGTCCGCCTCGCCGCCGAGCACGGGCTGCCGATGCTGCTGGGCATGCACAGCGACGACCAGGAGAAGGCCGACATGGTCACCCTCTGGCGTTCGCACGCCCACGCCGCCGGCCGTTCACACGAGGAGATCATGGAGGCCGGACACGTGTCAGCCGGCGTCGTGCAGATCGCGGACCGCACGGCCGACGCGGAGCGGATCCTGCTGCGTGCCATGCCCGAGTGGTTCCGGCGGGGCCTCGGCGCCCATGTCACCGTCGACGGCCGCCCCCGCCCCATGCGGGCCCCCGGCCCCTACACCGAACTGCTCTGCGGACTGCACCCCGTGGGCTCGCCCGCGCTGTGCGCCGACCGCCTCGCGGCCACCGCCCGGCACACCGGCATCACCCGCTTCGCGCTCCTCGCCGAGGGCTCAGGCGACCTGGCGACCACCGAGGAGAACGTACGGCGGCTGGGCGCCGAAGTGCTCCCCCAACTGTCCGACGCGACTCGTCCGACCCAACCCACCTGA
- a CDS encoding ATP/GTP-binding protein produces MSPRRNRASSRRAEGAGRHADEENGERYGGYQRTESWQGDDWSVRHVAGASAAGKTYRCPGCDQEIGSGVPHVVAWPEYAGVDERRHWHKACWSAKDRRTARVQRSRGAPRY; encoded by the coding sequence GTGTCCCCGCGTCGAAACCGCGCGTCGTCCCGCCGGGCCGAGGGGGCGGGCCGGCATGCGGACGAGGAGAACGGCGAACGGTACGGGGGGTACCAGCGCACGGAGAGCTGGCAGGGCGACGACTGGAGCGTGCGGCACGTGGCCGGGGCCAGTGCCGCCGGCAAGACGTACCGGTGTCCCGGGTGTGATCAGGAGATCGGTTCCGGGGTGCCGCATGTGGTGGCGTGGCCCGAGTACGCGGGGGTGGATGAGCGGCGGCACTGGCACAAGGCGTGCTGGTCGGCCAAGGACCGCCGGACTGCTCGCGTCCAGCGGTCCCGGGGGGCTCCTCGGTACTGA
- a CDS encoding ABC transporter permease subunit, whose protein sequence is MWTLGLFVVVVVGVGLLFAADTQDTDYANVPYTVPAFFGLILGQICLITLGVLVISSEYGTGMIRTTFTASPQRYRVLTAKILVFFCVSLVVSMLSVGLVGLLTSQIHHDSSNREWLGTVFRSSLYVSLMGVLALAMGSILRHSAGAITAMLGLVLVPAILPVFLAISRSTREIGNKVLEYSAPNSLAKLFHLDNGSGTPQFWLLAAVTAVAVAVAYILLDRRDV, encoded by the coding sequence ATGTGGACGCTGGGCCTCTTCGTGGTGGTCGTCGTCGGCGTCGGGCTGCTGTTCGCGGCGGACACCCAGGACACCGACTACGCCAACGTGCCGTACACCGTCCCGGCCTTCTTCGGCCTGATACTGGGGCAGATCTGCCTGATCACGCTGGGCGTGCTGGTGATCTCCTCCGAGTACGGCACCGGCATGATCCGCACCACCTTCACGGCGTCACCGCAGCGTTACCGGGTGCTGACCGCGAAGATACTGGTCTTCTTCTGCGTCTCCCTCGTGGTCTCGATGCTGTCGGTGGGCCTGGTGGGCCTGCTGACGTCCCAGATCCACCACGACAGCTCCAACCGCGAATGGCTGGGCACCGTCTTCAGGAGCTCCCTCTACGTGTCCCTGATGGGCGTCCTCGCCCTGGCGATGGGCTCGATCCTGCGGCACTCGGCGGGCGCGATCACGGCGATGCTGGGCCTGGTGCTGGTACCGGCGATCCTCCCGGTGTTCCTCGCGATCTCACGCAGCACACGCGAGATCGGCAACAAGGTGCTGGAGTACAGCGCCCCCAACTCCCTCGCCAAGCTCTTCCACCTGGACAACGGCTCGGGCACACCCCAGTTCTGGCTCCTGGCGGCGGTGACGGCGGTGGCGGTCGCGGTGGCGTACATCCTGCTGGACCGCAGAGACGTGTAG
- a CDS encoding ABC transporter permease subunit has translation MLAAQVMKSEWTKVRTVASTAWTLSTALVVTVALGMLISYLSRRDFSGMSAEEQVTFDPTFISFAGTSLGQLAMIVFGVLVVSNEYSTGMIRTSLAAVPQRGTFLLGKIAVAAALALGVGMVTSFAAFFLGQAVLGPHRAGIGDPGVLRAVFGGGLYMALIAMFSMGVAAMLRGPLISLGILMPFFFLISNILGNVSATKKVGRYLPDQAGSRILRVVPPLDRTPYGPWGGLGIMVLWVLAALAGGFLLLRRRDA, from the coding sequence GTGCTGGCGGCCCAGGTCATGAAGTCCGAGTGGACCAAGGTCAGGACCGTCGCGTCGACGGCCTGGACGCTCTCCACGGCCCTGGTCGTCACCGTCGCCCTGGGCATGCTGATCAGCTATCTCTCGCGGCGGGACTTCTCCGGCATGAGCGCCGAGGAGCAGGTCACCTTCGATCCCACCTTCATCAGCTTCGCCGGGACCAGCCTGGGACAGCTCGCCATGATCGTCTTCGGGGTGCTGGTGGTGTCGAACGAGTACAGCACCGGCATGATCCGCACCTCGCTGGCCGCGGTGCCGCAGCGGGGGACATTCCTCCTCGGCAAGATCGCCGTGGCCGCCGCGCTCGCCCTGGGGGTGGGCATGGTGACCAGCTTCGCCGCCTTCTTCCTCGGGCAGGCCGTACTGGGCCCGCACCGCGCGGGGATCGGGGACCCCGGGGTGCTCCGGGCGGTGTTCGGGGGCGGTCTCTACATGGCGCTGATCGCGATGTTCTCGATGGGGGTCGCGGCGATGCTCCGCGGTCCGCTGATCTCGCTGGGCATCCTGATGCCGTTCTTCTTCCTGATCTCCAACATCCTGGGCAACGTCTCCGCCACCAAGAAGGTCGGCCGCTACCTGCCGGACCAGGCGGGCAGCAGGATCCTCCGCGTCGTACCACCGCTGGACCGCACCCCGTACGGGCCCTGGGGCGGGCTCGGGATCATGGTGCTGTGGGTGCTCGCGGCGCTGGCCGGCGGCTTCCTGCTGCTCAGGCGGCGCGACGCGTAA
- a CDS encoding ATP-binding cassette domain-containing protein, which produces MIEMAGLTKRYGRKVAVDHLTCAVRPGVVTGFLGPNGAGKSTTMRLILGLDRPTSGRVTVDGRPYGRIREPLKDMGALLEARGAHGGRTAFHHLLCLAQSNGIPTSRVHEVLRTVGLTAVAGKKVKGFSLGMSQRLGIAVALLGDPRILMFDEPVNGLDPEGIHWVRTLMRSLAEEGRTVFVSSHLMSEMALTAGHLVVIGQGRLLADLPMDEFIRRHARSYVRLRSPEGERLLDVLAAAGVAVTRAPDGALEVADGEAARLGELAARHQIVLHELSPQQASLEEAFMQLTAQSVEYHARSGTVDGSGGEVPGSDGDGPPAVPGGGGPDRPAWGAGWKQRKGF; this is translated from the coding sequence ATGATCGAGATGGCGGGGCTCACCAAGCGGTACGGGCGGAAGGTGGCCGTGGACCATCTGACGTGTGCCGTGCGGCCGGGTGTCGTCACCGGGTTCCTCGGACCGAACGGCGCTGGGAAGTCCACCACGATGCGCCTGATCCTCGGCCTGGACCGGCCCACGTCCGGGCGGGTGACCGTGGACGGCAGGCCGTACGGCCGGATCAGGGAACCGCTGAAGGACATGGGCGCGCTCCTGGAGGCCAGGGGCGCGCACGGCGGGCGGACCGCCTTCCACCATCTTCTGTGCCTCGCCCAGAGCAACGGCATCCCCACCAGCCGGGTGCACGAGGTGCTCCGCACCGTGGGGCTGACCGCGGTCGCCGGGAAGAAGGTGAAGGGGTTCTCGCTGGGGATGAGCCAGCGCCTCGGCATCGCCGTCGCGCTCCTCGGCGACCCGCGGATCCTGATGTTCGACGAGCCCGTGAACGGCCTGGACCCGGAGGGCATCCACTGGGTCCGCACGCTGATGAGGTCCCTCGCCGAGGAGGGCCGCACCGTCTTCGTCTCCTCGCACCTGATGAGCGAGATGGCGCTGACCGCCGGTCACCTGGTGGTGATCGGGCAGGGCAGGCTCCTCGCCGACCTGCCGATGGACGAGTTCATCCGCCGGCACGCCCGCTCGTACGTCCGGCTGCGCTCCCCCGAAGGCGAACGCCTCCTCGATGTGCTGGCCGCCGCCGGGGTCGCCGTCACCCGGGCACCGGACGGTGCGCTGGAGGTCGCGGACGGCGAGGCGGCGCGGCTCGGCGAGCTGGCCGCCCGGCACCAGATCGTGCTCCACGAGCTGAGCCCCCAGCAGGCGTCGCTGGAGGAAGCGTTCATGCAGCTCACGGCCCAGTCGGTGGAGTACCACGCGCGGTCCGGCACCGTGGACGGATCCGGCGGGGAGGTGCCCGGGTCGGACGGCGACGGCCCTCCGGCTGTGCCCGGTGGCGGCGGACCGGACAGGCCCGCGTGGGGCGCGGGGTGGAAGCAGCGGAAAGGGTTCTGA
- a CDS encoding cellulose-binding protein: protein MSDTSPYGFELVRRGYDRAQVDERISKLVSDRDGALARITALEKRIEELHLETQNAQAAINDSEPSYAGLGARVEKILRLAEEEAKDLREEARRASEQHRELAESAAQQVRNDAEAFAAERKAKAEDEGARIVEKAKGEAGTLRSEAQKDAQSKREEADALFEETRAKAAQAAADFETNLAKRRDQSERDLASRQAKAEKRLAEIEHRAEQLRLEAEKLRTDAERRARQTVETAQRQAEDIVADANAKADRVRSESERELAALTNRRDSINAQLTNVREMLATLTGAAVAASGGAAEDEPVTRGVPAQQTR, encoded by the coding sequence ATGAGCGACACTTCCCCCTATGGCTTCGAGCTTGTGCGGCGTGGGTACGACCGCGCTCAGGTGGACGAACGCATTTCCAAGCTCGTCTCCGATCGTGACGGCGCCCTGGCACGCATCACCGCTCTGGAAAAGCGCATCGAAGAGCTCCACCTCGAAACGCAGAACGCTCAAGCCGCGATCAACGACTCCGAGCCGTCGTATGCCGGTCTCGGTGCCCGCGTTGAGAAGATCCTCCGCCTTGCCGAGGAAGAGGCGAAGGATCTGCGCGAAGAGGCGCGTCGCGCCTCCGAACAGCACCGCGAGCTCGCCGAGTCGGCGGCCCAGCAGGTGCGCAACGACGCCGAGGCCTTCGCCGCGGAGCGCAAGGCCAAGGCGGAGGACGAGGGCGCCCGGATCGTCGAGAAGGCCAAGGGCGAGGCCGGCACGCTGCGCTCCGAGGCGCAGAAGGACGCGCAGTCCAAGCGCGAGGAGGCGGACGCCCTCTTCGAGGAGACGCGTGCGAAGGCCGCCCAGGCCGCCGCCGACTTCGAGACGAACCTCGCCAAGCGGCGCGACCAGTCCGAGCGCGACCTCGCGTCCCGGCAGGCGAAGGCCGAGAAGCGGCTCGCGGAGATCGAGCACCGGGCCGAGCAGCTCCGTCTGGAGGCGGAGAAGCTGCGGACCGACGCGGAGCGGCGTGCGCGCCAGACCGTGGAGACGGCGCAGCGGCAGGCCGAGGACATCGTCGCCGACGCGAACGCCAAGGCCGATCGGGTTCGCAGCGAGTCCGAGCGGGAGCTGGCGGCGCTGACGAACCGGCGCGACTCCATCAACGCGCAGCTCACCAATGTCCGCGAGATGCTGGCGACGCTTACCGGGGCGGCTGTGGCCGCGTCCGGTGGGGCCGCGGAGGACGAGCCGGTCACCCGCGGGGTTCCGGCCCAGCAGACGCGCTGA